In Monodelphis domestica isolate mMonDom1 chromosome 1, mMonDom1.pri, whole genome shotgun sequence, the sequence AGTTGGGCTGCGATGGACCGGCCAGGGAGCAGTGAAGAGGGCCCTTCTCCAGTCCGCGGGGCAGGAGGGGGCTTCACCCGGGCGACCGTCCCTGCTGCCGCCCGTCCGCCGTGGCACCGGCTGCCCTCCGGCCCCTCCCGCCCGCTCCAGCGTGATGGAGCCTGCTTGACTTGGCCCTCTGGACTGGGGAAGAGGCTGCGAGCGGCGAGATAAGCCACTATCTGGGGGCCCAGGGAGGGCTGCTCGCGTTGCCTCCCGGAAGGGGCCTCCCGTCCAGGACGTGGCTGGGCACCCGCTTCGGCCGGGCTCTCACTTCCTCCCAAAGGAATCGGGGAACCCAGGTGGGTTTTAAgcgccccccccctccccgccgCAGTCAGACCTTGGAGAGCTCCCGGAGGCTGGCCGCTGCCAGTCTGACCACTCATTGTGCAGAGGGAGAGTCGCGCCTCCTCTCCAGCTCTAGGAAGCGGGAGCCCACCCGGGTGGTCTCATTGAGCAGAGCGGGAGACTGaggcagctggggggggggggcgcttcGCCCCGGCCACGCCCTTAGAGCCGCCGCGATGAAATCGGAAGCCGAGACCCCGCAGCCCAGCTTGAAGCCAGAGCGGGCCGGCGGGGTTCGAAGGGAGGGCCGGGAGAAGTCTGGGAGTGACGGGGTAGGAGTCCCCCGCCGCAGCCTCTGGGTCACCCCCTCAGCACGGGACAGCGCAGGCCCCAGCCTGGCTCTCCCCCGCCGGTCCCTCCCCGTGCTTTAGCCGTCACCCCCATGCTCTCTCCCCAGAGCAGTGGGGTCGGGCGCCTCGGGGTGATCTCCAAGCTCTGCTACGGCATCGGCGGGGCCCCCAACCAGGCCGCCTCCAGCGCTAGCGCCTTCTACCTGCACCTGTTCCTGCTGGATGTGGCCGGGGTGAGCCCCCAGGAAGGGGAGAGGCTGCgcgggtgggggagggggagccggGCTGTGGCCGCTCGCGCTCACTCGCGTGCCCCCCCAGGTTCCCGCCGCCCAAGCCTCCGCGCTCCTGTTTGTGGGGAAGCTGGCCGGGGCGGCGGCGGACCCCGTGGCCGGGTTCATTATCAGCCGCAGCCCGAGGACGCACCTGGGCCGCCTGAAGCCCTGGTGAGCCCCTGGGcgagggggcgggggcgggggcgggggcgggggcggcggGGGGGCGCAGGTAGAGAGGATGTGGCCGCTCCGCAGGATCCTGGGCTGCTCGCCCTTCCTGGCGCTCGCCTACTTCTTCCTGTGGTTCCTGCCCCCCATCGCCCACCTGCAGGCTCTCTGGTACGGAGCTTCCTACAGCCTCTTCCAGGCCCTGTCCACGGTGAGtcccccctgccccctccccccggcCTCGGCAGCCCTCCCGGGGAGCCCAGGAGGCCCGGCGGCCCTGACGCTCCCTCCGACAGCTGCTGCAGGTCCCGTACTCGGCCCTCACCATGTTCCTCACTCAGGATCAGCAGGAGCGAGATTCAGCCACGGCCTACCGTGagtgggggcgggggcgggggcggggcatGAGGAGCCGAGGACACCCCAGGTCTTGAGGGCATGTcgggaagggctttgaatgccgaGCCCAGGATTTCCTGTTGTGCTgcgggggttgggggggtggaGGGGCTCCGTGGCTGGAGAGCCGGGCAGGCCTGGGTTCCAGCGTGGGTTTTTAGAGCCAAAGAGCCCCTGGGGGCGAGGAGAGCCTGGAGGCAGCCCCTGGGGAGGAGCAGCAGCAAGTTCGAGGGCTCCAAGGGGGGCTCCTCTGCCGCCCCAGGGATGACCATGGAGATGGCTGGGACCCTGATCGGAGCCACCGTGCACGGGCTCATCGTGGCCGGCGCCCACGAGGCGCCCAGGTGCCCGGAGGCCAACGTCACTGCGCCCGGGCTCTCCCAGCGCACGGTGAGGCCCTGCCCGAGGGGAGGGGGCGCGGGGGGGGGGCCGGCCCTGGAGCCGCCCGGTGACGCGCGTCCCCACAGAGCCAGCTCTACATGATCGCCGCTGGGGTCATCGCAGGGACCTTCCCGCTGTGCGCCGCCCTGCTCACCCTGGGGACCCGAGAGGAAGACGGTGACCGAGGCGGGGGAGGGGGCCGCGGGGCTGGGGCCCCCCGCCTGCCCCCCTAACGGCCCGCCTGTCCCGTGTGGCCTCCAGATGCCTCCGTCCTCGGGCCGCAGAGTGTCCCCTTCGTCCGGGGGCTCGGCCACACGCTCCGGCACCAGCCCTACCAGAGGTTCGCGGCTTCCTTCCTGCTCATCTCGGCCGCCGTGCAGGTAACCCGGGCCGGCCGGCGGGGTGGGGGCCGGCGGGGGCCGACGCTTCCGGGGCCCCCGCAGGCTGAGCTCGGCGGGCGCCCCTCGTCCCGGCAGGTCCAGCAGAGCTACCTCGTCCTGTTCTGTACGCACGCGGCGCCCCTGCACAGCCACAGGCAGAATCTGGTGCTGCTGGTGCTGGTGAGGGGGGCGGGGCCGGGAGGGCGGGGCGGGGCCGggagggcggggcggggcggccGTGGCAGCGCCTCCTCCCGCCCCCAGGTGGCGGCTGTGCTCAGCACCCCGCTCTGGGAGTGGTTCCTGAACCGAGTTGGGAAGAAGACGGCGGCCTACGGGATCGCGGTGCGTGAGTGGCCGGGCGGGGAGGGGCGGGGAGGGGCGGGCAGCCTCTGACGGCCCCCTCCGCCCCCAGGCCATGGTGCCCTCCGCGATCCTGCTGGCCGCCGCCCCCTCGGCCCCCGTGGCCTACGTCGTGGCCTTCGTGTCTGGCGCCAGCATCGCCGTGGCCAACCTGATGCCCTGGTGGGTGGCTGAGGGGAGGAGCCTcctgggggcgggggaggggggaggggcaccAAGgagcagcccggccgggctgggCCGGGCCGAGGCTCCAATGTCGGTAGGTTCCTACCGGGTGGACCacgggcgggggggggggggggggtctgccCAGGGCCCGCCCCGCGGAGCAGCTCGAACGACGGGGGGAAGGGGCCGAGGGGAGCTCGAGGCAGCCCCGAGCCTGCTGACCGCCCCCAGGTCCATGCTGCCCGACATCGTGGACGACTTCAGGCTCCGGGAGACGCCCCTGGAGGGCCTCGAGACCATCTTCTACTCGTCCTTCGTCTTCTTCACCAAGCTGGCGGGCGCCACGGCCCTGGGCATCTCCACCCTGAGCCTGGAGTGAGTGTGGGGAAAGGAAGGGGCGGCCCATGGAGCCTCGCCTCCCCCCAGGGCCATTCTGAGTGACTGCTTAGAGTCCACTCagacccccagatctttttcagacccTCCATCCTCCTCCATCCTTCCGGCCTGTGTCCCACGTCTGGGAGCCGGGAGAGGCCGGGGAGGGCCTGGCCACCCCACCTGGAGCTTTACCACTAGACAGGCTCCcgttactcccattttacagccGCAGAAACCGAGGCACGCAGAGGTGACGTGACTTGCCATGGGCTGCCCAGCTAGCAAAGGCCCTAGAGAGATACCCAGACCCCTGCCAGCAGCACCCAATCACCCCTGGGCCATAATGGCTGCCCTAAAGTGCCagaccaccccccccccccccccgcggcTGGACGGAAGAGCCTGCTGGCAAGGCTGGGAGGGCGAGGGTGCAGGGGAGGGGCCGGCCAGCAGAAGTGCCCGCCTGCCTCAGCTTCGTGCCTCGGCTTCCTCCGGTGCAGAAGGGGCCCATGACTGCCTCTACAGAATGCAgctgcatggggggggggggggggggattcctcCGCCTGCCCGCCTGGGGCAGTTCCCGAGTTAAGCCCCTCCCCTGCCGTCTTAGAGTCACTCCCGGTTGGTTGCCAGGCCAGGGGGGTGGAGTGACtcgaccagggtcacccagccaggaggtgtcagagagagaaagggggttgCAGGGCGGGACAGGCTGCACCCACCCCAGCCAATGGCTGGATAACTGAAGCTCCCTTTGCACAGGTGTGGCCTTGGGGTGGATCTTCTCTC encodes:
- the MFSD2B gene encoding sphingosine-1-phosphate transporter MFSD2B, with protein sequence MAPSPAGPGPETPEEEGEPRESSGVGRLGVISKLCYGIGGAPNQAASSASAFYLHLFLLDVAGVPAAQASALLFVGKLAGAAADPVAGFIISRSPRTHLGRLKPWILGCSPFLALAYFFLWFLPPIAHLQALWYGASYSLFQALSTLLQVPYSALTMFLTQDQQERDSATAYRMTMEMAGTLIGATVHGLIVAGAHEAPRCPEANVTAPGLSQRTSQLYMIAAGVIAGTFPLCAALLTLGTREEDDASVLGPQSVPFVRGLGHTLRHQPYQRFAASFLLISAAVQVQQSYLVLFCTHAAPLHSHRQNLVLLVLVAAVLSTPLWEWFLNRVGKKTAAYGIAAMVPSAILLAAAPSAPVAYVVAFVSGASIAVANLMPWSMLPDIVDDFRLRETPLEGLETIFYSSFVFFTKLAGATALGISTLSLEFSGYEAGACKQSEQVALALKVLIGAVPTSMVLAGLGILSVYPITEQRRQDTALSLDRLRKEAPAEQQPQAAPAAEAPPRASPSGFCRPLDQNGGGKREAPAHARRCQS